A window of Lactococcus lactis contains these coding sequences:
- a CDS encoding HIT family protein → MEWYENRILSSKNGTNPMLIKELKGGYAVFGDVQFLPGYCVLLPKREVNSLNDLPLEEREQFLSDMSILGDAIIHSCNPIRVNYDILGNTDNYLHAHVFPRFKWEKEERRRMPVWLYDSSNWQKKETAYNPKQHDEIRNSILDYLNKHYS, encoded by the coding sequence ATGGAATGGTACGAGAACCGAATTTTATCTTCAAAAAATGGAACTAATCCAATGTTGATAAAAGAATTAAAAGGTGGGTATGCTGTTTTTGGAGATGTACAGTTTTTACCCGGATATTGTGTTTTATTACCAAAAAGAGAAGTGAATTCTTTAAATGACTTACCTTTAGAGGAACGTGAACAGTTTCTTTCTGACATGAGTATTTTGGGAGATGCTATTATACATAGTTGCAATCCTATCAGAGTGAATTATGACATTTTAGGAAATACTGATAACTATTTACATGCTCATGTTTTTCCACGTTTTAAATGGGAAAAAGAAGAACGAAGACGTATGCCTGTGTGGTTGTATGATAGTTCTAACTGGCAAAAAAAGGAAACGGCTTATAATCCTAAACAGCACGATGAAATACGCAATAGCATTCTAGATTATTTAAACAAACATTATTCCTAA
- a CDS encoding ParA family protein, with product MAKIIAFYNNKGGVAKTTTATNVAGVLSLQKKKVLLIDGDPQGHTSLTFGVDSDDLQTTLGAYLSSNWTASEASQYFIKINDFLDVIPSNQSLSDFIILTSSEDPKIRNKHLKNFINPIRKEYDYIIFDMAPAVDIILENIVEIVDDLVVVATPETYAVKNAETTLKITDDKQVTVRHIVPTKTQMNTKTHKFMLENLQEVADSHHINMTKTYIPNLIAFSEAVSIYELPLALVNDKRYLKAQEYYQNLVEELGY from the coding sequence ATGGCAAAGATTATAGCGTTTTACAATAATAAAGGTGGGGTTGCGAAAACGACAACAGCCACAAATGTAGCAGGGGTTTTATCGTTACAAAAGAAAAAAGTCTTACTGATTGACGGAGACCCTCAAGGTCATACCAGTTTAACTTTTGGCGTGGATTCAGACGATTTACAAACAACACTAGGTGCTTATCTAAGTAGCAACTGGACAGCAAGCGAAGCCTCTCAATATTTTATTAAAATCAATGATTTTTTAGATGTAATACCTAGCAATCAATCATTATCAGACTTCATTATTCTAACTTCATCAGAAGACCCTAAAATACGAAACAAGCACTTAAAAAACTTCATTAACCCTATCAGAAAAGAGTATGATTATATCATTTTTGATATGGCGCCAGCAGTAGATATTATTTTGGAAAATATCGTAGAAATAGTTGATGATTTAGTTGTTGTCGCAACACCAGAAACTTATGCTGTTAAAAATGCTGAAACCACGTTGAAAATTACAGATGATAAACAAGTAACTGTTCGCCATATTGTACCAACAAAAACACAGATGAATACCAAAACGCATAAATTCATGCTAGAAAACTTACAAGAAGTAGCAGATAGTCACCATATAAATATGACAAAAACATATATACCTAACTTAATTGCCTTTTCAGAAGCCGTATCTATCTATGAATTACCTTTGGCGTTAGTCAATGATAAAAGATATTTAAAAGCACAAGAATATTATCAAAATCTAGTAGAAGAATTGGGGTATTAA